The following proteins are encoded in a genomic region of Cryptomeria japonica chromosome 11, Sugi_1.0, whole genome shotgun sequence:
- the LOC131079004 gene encoding uncharacterized protein LOC131079004 encodes MDTKEKSLHLLGMFGIVGKVFKIIHSQFKVLGIITLVSILPPILITLANIWMALYVRSMIYNKGAEFSFGLYVLNWTEFLVVEVVWITFFYVGLMPSIAAVVYTVAGVYKGEQEISVESLPAVWKRMVITCMWHFLASVVIVVGFGFIQMLSFFMPLVIPFAIGLALFGSLGMYVTMLWHLATVVSVMEEEYYGFAGLRRSRRLIHGKHVTAWGLLMFLIVFVGLFNFGAVVGNYYSVNFGVSLLYTVGYVVLACVITLMWEVTQSVLYFVCKAHHGDSVDEGLSLEACRERPRIASLVGNWNLEINNNNMGRPNFLTS; translated from the coding sequence ATGGATACGAAGGAGAAAAGTTTACATCTGCTGGGAATGTTTGGAATTGTGGGAAAGGTCTTCAAAATCATTCACTCTCAATTTAAGGTTCTGGGGATCATCACTCTAGTGTCGATTCTCCCTCCTATTTTAATAACACTGGCAAACATTTGGATGGCACTGTATGTTCGCTCTATGATTTATAACAAGGGAGCAGAATTCTCATTCGGTCTGTACGTACTGAATTGGACTGAGTTTCTAGTAGTGGAAGTTGTATGGATAACATTTTTTTATGTGGGGTTGATGCCTTCCATAGCAGCAGTTGTCTATACTGTGGCCGGTGTTTACAAGGGGGAGCAGGAAATCTCTGTCGAATCGCTTCCCGCAGTGTGGAAACGCATGGTGATAACTTGCATGTGGCATTTTCTTGCGAGCGTGGTGATCGTTGTGGGTTTCGGTTTTATTCAGATGCTATCATTTTTTATGCCGCTTGTTATTCCGTTTGCGATTGGTCTCGCGCTGTTCGGGTCCCTGGGAATGTACGTGACAATGTTGTGGCATTTGGCGACTGTGGTGAGTGTTATGGAGGAAGAATATTATGGTTTTGCGGGCTTGAGGAGGAGCCGTCGTCTTATTCATGGAAAGCACGTCACAGCGTGGGGGCTCCTTATGTTTTTGATTGTATTTGTTGGTCTGTTTAATTTTGGAGCGGTTGTGGGGAATTATTATTCAGTGAATTTCGGGGTCAGCTTATTGTACACAGTAGGCTATGTTGTGTTGGCATGTGTGATTACTTTAATGTGGGAGGTAACGCAGAGCGTGCTCTACTTTGTGTGCAAAGCTCACCACGGGGACAGCGTAGATGAAGGTTTGTCTTTGGAGGCCTGCCGAGAAAGACCACGAATTGCTAGTCTTGTTGGAAATTGGAACCTTGAAATCAACAATAATAACATGGGCCGGCCGAATTTTCTTACTAGTTAG